A genomic window from Ilyobacter polytropus DSM 2926 includes:
- a CDS encoding aminotransferase class I/II-fold pyridoxal phosphate-dependent enzyme: MTKLNQNMTPLFSVLKDVYAKREIVPFHVPGHKRGAGMDKEFFDFIGKNAFSIDVTIFKMVDGLHQPKSCIKEAQDLAADAYGVKKSFFAVNGTSGAIQAMIMAVVKSGEKILVPRNVHKSVTAAIILSGAEPIYMNPEIDDDLGIAHGVKPETVEKMLKQHSDIKAVLIINPTYYGVATDIKRIADIAHSYDIPLVVDEAHGPHLHFHEDLPISAVDAGADICAQSTHKIIGALTQMSLLHVNSDRVDQNRVQQILSLLHTTSPSYILMASLDCARRQIATEGRELLTKSISLAHKLRSEINKIPGVSSFGIEIVGREGIYAFDPTKLTITARDLGLTGFQLETLLVNEYNIQVELSDYYNVLAIITLGDSEESIGKLSDALRDISERFFGKEEIHRKSLKMPAIPEPVLIPREAFNSVKNKILFAESEGKICGELIMAYPPGIPIICPGERITSDIIEHIKELKDAELHIQGMDDHELQYINVIEEEDAVYIYTEKMKNQLFGVPMNLGANKTGIEFGLEALWDNYPDVFDEMEVIEIERQKEDFSVQNLRYKNTILDTCERVAHTVNLAVKDGYRPITIGGDHSIAIGTIAGVAKEKNIGVIWMDAHGDMNTQESTLTGNIHGMPLALLQGLGDKDLCNCFYDGPKIKSENIVLFGVRDLDEQEREIINKSGVKVVFYDEIAQRGIDVVLDEVREYLDVDNLHISFDIDVLNPEYAPGVSLPVRGGFAPDDIFHSFKYLFKNYTITSVDIVEFNPIYDKNSKTMEFVKELTEYVKNPD; the protein is encoded by the coding sequence ATGACTAAGCTAAATCAAAACATGACCCCGCTATTTTCCGTATTGAAGGATGTATATGCAAAGAGGGAAATCGTCCCCTTTCATGTACCGGGGCACAAAAGAGGTGCAGGAATGGATAAGGAGTTTTTTGACTTTATAGGCAAAAATGCTTTTTCCATAGATGTTACCATCTTTAAGATGGTAGACGGACTGCATCAGCCAAAAAGCTGCATAAAAGAGGCTCAAGACCTTGCTGCTGATGCATATGGCGTAAAAAAAAGCTTTTTTGCAGTCAATGGTACATCTGGTGCTATCCAGGCTATGATAATGGCAGTTGTGAAGTCAGGAGAAAAAATCCTTGTTCCTAGAAATGTTCACAAATCTGTAACTGCAGCTATAATCCTAAGTGGTGCAGAACCTATATATATGAATCCTGAGATTGATGATGACTTAGGTATTGCACACGGTGTAAAACCAGAAACAGTTGAAAAAATGCTAAAACAACATTCTGATATAAAAGCGGTCCTTATAATAAATCCTACATACTACGGTGTAGCAACTGACATCAAGAGAATTGCTGACATCGCACACAGCTATGATATACCACTAGTTGTTGATGAGGCTCATGGTCCACATCTTCATTTTCACGAAGATCTGCCCATATCTGCGGTAGATGCAGGAGCGGATATCTGTGCACAGAGTACACATAAAATAATTGGTGCTCTCACCCAAATGTCTCTATTGCATGTAAATTCAGACAGGGTTGATCAAAACAGAGTACAACAGATACTGAGTTTACTGCACACAACTTCTCCTTCATATATATTGATGGCATCTCTTGACTGCGCCAGAAGACAGATTGCAACTGAGGGAAGAGAACTTCTCACCAAGAGTATTTCCCTTGCACATAAACTCAGAAGTGAAATCAACAAAATACCAGGAGTATCATCTTTTGGAATAGAGATAGTTGGAAGAGAGGGTATCTATGCCTTTGATCCTACAAAGTTAACAATAACAGCCAGAGACCTTGGTTTAACAGGTTTTCAGCTAGAAACTCTACTTGTAAACGAATACAATATACAAGTTGAACTGTCTGATTACTATAATGTTTTAGCTATAATAACCCTAGGTGATTCTGAAGAAAGTATCGGGAAACTTAGTGATGCATTGAGAGATATAAGTGAACGATTCTTTGGTAAAGAGGAAATTCACAGAAAATCCCTAAAAATGCCTGCTATTCCTGAACCTGTACTTATACCAAGAGAGGCTTTTAACAGTGTAAAGAACAAAATTCTTTTTGCTGAAAGTGAGGGAAAAATCTGCGGTGAGCTTATAATGGCGTATCCTCCTGGAATACCTATTATCTGTCCCGGTGAAAGAATAACCTCAGACATTATAGAGCATATAAAAGAACTCAAAGACGCCGAACTTCACATTCAGGGAATGGATGATCACGAACTTCAATACATTAATGTAATTGAGGAAGAAGATGCAGTATATATCTATACAGAAAAAATGAAAAACCAATTATTTGGTGTGCCTATGAACCTAGGGGCCAACAAAACAGGAATTGAATTTGGATTGGAAGCTCTCTGGGACAACTATCCAGATGTTTTTGATGAAATGGAAGTTATCGAAATCGAGAGACAAAAGGAAGATTTTTCTGTTCAAAATCTTCGATATAAAAACACTATTCTTGATACTTGTGAAAGAGTTGCCCATACAGTAAATTTAGCAGTAAAAGATGGTTACAGGCCTATTACAATAGGAGGAGATCATTCTATAGCCATAGGAACTATAGCAGGAGTAGCCAAAGAAAAAAATATAGGGGTCATTTGGATGGATGCCCACGGTGATATGAACACTCAAGAAAGCACACTTACTGGAAATATTCACGGTATGCCTCTTGCACTTTTACAGGGACTAGGGGACAAGGATCTATGCAACTGTTTTTATGACGGACCTAAAATAAAAAGTGAAAATATTGTACTATTTGGTGTAAGGGACCTTGATGAGCAAGAGAGAGAGATCATAAATAAAAGTGGAGTAAAAGTTGTATTTTATGATGAGATAGCTCAAAGGGGAATAGATGTAGTTTTAGACGAAGTCAGAGAATACTTAGATGTAGACAACCTACATATAAGTTTTGATATCGATGTTCTCAATCCTGAGTACGCCCCAGGTGTCAGCCTTCCTGTCAGAGGTGGTTTTGCCCCTGATGATATATTCCACAGTTTCAAATATTTATTTAAAAATTATACCATTACATCTGTGGATATTGTAGAATTCAATCCAATCTATGACAAAAACAGTAAAACAATGGAATTTGTAAAAGAGCTTACTGAGTATGTTAAGAATCCTGATTAA
- a CDS encoding pyridoxal phosphate-dependent aminotransferase, with protein MSQFTSKHSQGKYLSDGVFGVAKEARERKAELGNDKVIDSTLGVFFTENEELGTLATFFEKYNELDSLKKAKYAEAIIGNKKYLDAVENWVLDDVKRDFYVRSVATAGGTGALSNTMWNHLDAGQAIVFPDIAWGSYKVMAREYSLETMEYELFDENDTFNVKSFLDNCREAVDKHGKVVAIINDPCHNPTGYTMNDVEWKEVIEGLNKIGEKGAVILINDIAYMDFSFKGLKESRQYMKAFNNISDNVMVIIAFSMSKSFTSYGFRVGAQIALAKKEETVEEFKKITEFSCRSRWSNIPNGGMEIFSDIMNDADLLKKSNEERAEFVDMLATRGNIFRSEAKECGLPIYPYKEGFFVTVRLDKEKTLDLQEALKKKNIFTVAVGGGIRIALCGLTQKKVKGLAFTIKETLDELKK; from the coding sequence ATGAGTCAATTTACATCAAAACATTCCCAGGGGAAATATCTGTCAGATGGGGTTTTCGGGGTTGCAAAAGAAGCTAGAGAAAGAAAGGCTGAGCTAGGAAACGATAAGGTCATCGATTCAACTCTTGGGGTATTTTTCACGGAAAATGAGGAGTTGGGTACTCTGGCAACTTTCTTTGAGAAATACAATGAACTTGATTCTCTAAAAAAAGCTAAATATGCAGAGGCTATCATAGGAAACAAGAAATATCTAGATGCCGTTGAAAACTGGGTTTTAGATGATGTAAAAAGGGACTTTTATGTGAGAAGTGTTGCTACTGCAGGAGGAACAGGAGCCCTTAGCAATACAATGTGGAACCATCTAGATGCTGGGCAAGCAATTGTTTTTCCAGATATAGCCTGGGGATCTTATAAAGTAATGGCTAGAGAGTATTCTTTAGAGACAATGGAGTATGAGCTTTTTGATGAAAATGACACTTTTAATGTAAAATCCTTCTTAGATAACTGCAGGGAAGCTGTGGACAAACATGGGAAAGTGGTGGCAATAATAAATGATCCATGCCATAACCCTACTGGATATACAATGAATGATGTAGAGTGGAAGGAAGTTATAGAGGGACTCAACAAAATAGGTGAAAAGGGTGCTGTTATTCTTATAAATGATATAGCCTATATGGACTTTTCTTTCAAGGGACTAAAAGAATCTAGACAGTATATGAAAGCCTTTAACAATATATCTGACAATGTAATGGTAATAATAGCCTTCTCAATGTCTAAAAGTTTTACAAGTTATGGATTTAGAGTGGGAGCTCAGATAGCCCTTGCTAAAAAAGAGGAGACTGTTGAAGAGTTTAAGAAAATAACTGAGTTTTCATGCAGATCTAGATGGTCTAATATCCCAAATGGGGGAATGGAAATATTTTCTGATATAATGAATGACGCTGACCTTCTGAAGAAGTCAAATGAAGAGAGAGCTGAATTTGTGGATATGCTAGCTACAAGAGGAAATATATTTAGATCTGAAGCTAAAGAGTGTGGTCTGCCTATATATCCGTATAAAGAGGGATTTTTTGTAACTGTAAGACTGGACAAAGAAAAGACTTTAGACCTTCAAGAAGCTCTTAAAAAGAAAAATATTTTCACAGTAGCTGTAGGCGGTGGAATAAGAATAGCTCTCTGCGGTTTAACTCAAAAAAAGGTAAAGGGGTTGGCCTTCACTATCAAGGAAACATTGGATGAACTGAAAAAGTAG
- a CDS encoding pyruvate carboxylase, producing MSRKFKRVLIANRGEIAIRIIRACKELGIRAVAIYSEEDKTALFRMKADEAYMIGKNKGPIDAYLSIDEIIQLAKKKGVDAIHPGYGFLSENPEFARKCDEAGIEFIGPTAEMMESLGDKIKSKIVSAKVGVPTIPGVDKPIKSEEDLLSFSETCGYPIMLKAAAGGGGRGMRIVRTHSELIDSYRSAKNEAMKAFGIDDIFVEKYVENPKHIEVQILGDKSGNIVHLYERDCSVQRRHQKVVEITPAITLSEEKRKVICADAIKIAKSVNYRNAGTLEFLVDKDENHYFIEMNPRVQVEHTISEMVTGVDIVQSQILVAEGYSLDSEEIGIPSQDSIVARGYSIQCRITTEDPVNNFAPDTGKIDVYRTGSGFGIRLDGGNGYSGAVISPYYDSLLVKIVSHGRSFEDARRKALRSIKETKVTGVKTNVAFLINVLNHPVFAKGECNTSFIGNHSELFENSVKHDFEGNVVKFIAEKVVNETHGAEKDFDVPIVPGAKKPDNLYGTKQILEEKGAEGVVEWIKAQNKLLLTDTTMRDAHQSLMATRVRTTDMIKIAKDTSILAKDLFSIGCWGGATFDVSYRFLKESPWDRLREIRKRVPNVLLQMLIRGSNAVGYKNYPDNVIKEFIKQASDNGVDVFRIFDSLNWVKGMELSIQEVIKNGKIAEACICYTGDILDSKRSKYTLQYYIAKAKEIEKTGAHILGIKDMSALLKPYAAFKLVKALKENISIPIHLHTHDTTGNGVATCLMAAEAGVDIVDTAFDAMSGLTSQPSLNSIVAALENTERDSGINLDDVQKISDYWNAVRPVYAQFESGLKSGSTEIYKYEIPGGQYSNLKPQIESFGLGHRFNEIKEMYCKVNTMLGDIVKVTPSSKMVGDLGIFMVKNDMTPENFMEKGKDMAFPDSVVAYFKGMMGQPDGGFPEDIQKIVLKGEKAITCRPGELLPPEDFDAIMKDLSAKHGIEATMEDAISYALYPDVFEAYLEYLKEYGDFSSIGSDIYFHGLAEGETCEVKIGEGEALVITLLQISKIDSEGYRTVTFELNGNRTEVRVKDKSQKVAFGEDTSAKMADPGNEKHIGSSIPGTVTKVLVKEGEEVTENQVVVIIEAMKMETNITAKNAGIIEEIYAKEGQGVKAGQLLITMAE from the coding sequence ATGTCTAGAAAGTTTAAAAGAGTACTTATTGCAAACAGGGGTGAAATTGCAATAAGAATAATAAGAGCATGTAAAGAGCTTGGAATAAGGGCGGTGGCTATATATTCGGAAGAAGATAAAACTGCTCTCTTCAGAATGAAGGCTGATGAAGCCTATATGATCGGTAAGAATAAGGGGCCCATCGACGCCTATCTTTCAATAGATGAGATAATTCAGTTAGCTAAAAAAAAGGGAGTAGATGCGATACATCCTGGCTACGGATTTCTTTCTGAAAATCCTGAATTTGCAAGAAAATGTGATGAGGCTGGAATCGAATTTATCGGGCCTACAGCTGAGATGATGGAGAGTCTAGGGGATAAAATAAAGTCTAAAATAGTATCTGCAAAAGTAGGAGTTCCCACTATACCAGGAGTGGACAAGCCCATAAAATCTGAAGAAGATCTACTTTCTTTTTCCGAAACATGTGGGTATCCTATAATGCTTAAAGCCGCTGCCGGTGGTGGAGGACGTGGGATGCGTATAGTGAGAACTCATTCAGAACTCATTGACTCATACAGAAGTGCTAAAAATGAAGCCATGAAGGCCTTCGGAATAGATGATATATTTGTGGAAAAATATGTTGAGAATCCAAAACATATAGAAGTTCAGATATTGGGAGATAAATCTGGAAACATAGTACACCTTTATGAAAGAGACTGCTCTGTACAAAGAAGGCACCAAAAGGTTGTTGAGATTACGCCTGCAATTACTCTTTCTGAGGAAAAAAGAAAAGTTATATGTGCAGATGCAATTAAAATAGCAAAATCAGTTAATTATAGAAATGCAGGTACACTTGAGTTTTTGGTAGATAAAGATGAAAACCACTATTTTATCGAGATGAATCCTAGAGTACAGGTAGAGCATACTATCAGTGAGATGGTAACAGGTGTAGATATTGTACAGAGTCAGATACTAGTGGCTGAAGGTTATAGTCTAGATTCTGAAGAGATAGGAATACCGTCACAAGACAGTATAGTGGCAAGAGGATATTCCATTCAGTGCAGAATTACAACAGAAGACCCGGTAAATAACTTCGCACCAGATACAGGAAAGATAGATGTGTACAGAACAGGTTCTGGATTCGGAATACGTCTTGACGGAGGAAATGGGTATTCAGGAGCTGTAATCAGTCCATATTATGACAGCCTTTTGGTAAAAATAGTTTCTCACGGAAGAAGTTTTGAGGACGCTCGAAGAAAAGCACTACGTTCTATAAAAGAAACTAAGGTTACTGGAGTAAAAACAAATGTCGCTTTCCTAATAAATGTTCTAAATCATCCTGTATTTGCAAAGGGAGAATGCAATACCAGTTTTATCGGAAACCACAGTGAATTATTTGAAAATTCTGTAAAACATGACTTTGAAGGAAATGTTGTAAAGTTTATAGCTGAAAAGGTAGTTAATGAAACTCACGGTGCAGAAAAAGATTTTGATGTTCCTATAGTTCCAGGAGCTAAAAAACCTGATAATTTATATGGAACTAAGCAGATTCTTGAAGAAAAAGGAGCTGAGGGAGTTGTTGAGTGGATCAAGGCTCAAAATAAACTTCTTCTGACAGATACTACTATGAGAGATGCACATCAATCTCTAATGGCTACACGTGTGAGAACAACAGATATGATAAAAATAGCAAAGGACACTTCTATTCTGGCTAAAGATTTATTCTCAATAGGATGCTGGGGAGGAGCTACATTTGACGTATCCTACAGATTCCTAAAGGAATCCCCTTGGGACAGACTAAGAGAGATAAGAAAGAGAGTTCCTAATGTGCTTCTTCAGATGCTTATAAGAGGTTCTAATGCAGTAGGTTATAAGAATTATCCTGATAATGTAATCAAAGAATTTATAAAGCAAGCCTCTGATAACGGAGTGGATGTTTTTAGAATCTTTGACTCGCTGAACTGGGTAAAAGGAATGGAGCTTTCTATTCAGGAAGTAATAAAAAACGGAAAAATTGCTGAAGCTTGTATATGTTATACAGGAGATATACTTGATAGTAAAAGAAGCAAATATACACTTCAGTACTATATAGCTAAGGCAAAGGAAATAGAAAAAACAGGGGCACATATTTTAGGAATAAAAGATATGTCGGCTCTATTGAAACCATATGCAGCCTTTAAACTTGTAAAGGCTCTAAAGGAAAATATATCTATACCAATACATCTGCACACTCATGATACTACAGGGAATGGGGTAGCTACATGCCTCATGGCAGCAGAAGCAGGTGTGGATATAGTAGATACGGCTTTTGATGCCATGTCAGGACTAACAAGTCAACCGTCTCTAAACTCTATAGTTGCAGCACTTGAAAATACTGAAAGGGATTCAGGAATTAATCTTGACGATGTCCAAAAAATATCTGACTATTGGAATGCAGTAAGACCTGTATATGCTCAGTTTGAATCTGGTCTTAAGTCTGGTTCAACTGAAATATACAAGTATGAGATACCAGGGGGACAGTATTCAAACCTAAAGCCTCAGATAGAAAGTTTTGGGCTAGGACACAGATTTAATGAGATTAAAGAGATGTACTGTAAGGTGAATACTATGCTTGGAGATATAGTAAAGGTAACGCCTTCTTCAAAGATGGTCGGAGACCTTGGTATTTTCATGGTTAAAAATGATATGACTCCTGAGAATTTCATGGAAAAAGGTAAGGATATGGCATTCCCAGACTCAGTTGTGGCATATTTTAAAGGGATGATGGGACAGCCTGACGGCGGATTCCCTGAAGATATTCAAAAGATTGTCTTAAAGGGAGAAAAAGCAATAACTTGCAGACCTGGGGAGCTGTTACCACCTGAAGATTTTGATGCAATTATGAAGGACCTAAGTGCTAAACATGGAATAGAGGCAACTATGGAAGATGCAATTAGTTATGCACTTTATCCTGATGTTTTTGAAGCCTATTTAGAATATTTGAAGGAGTACGGAGACTTCAGTTCTATAGGCAGTGACATCTATTTCCACGGACTTGCAGAGGGCGAAACATGTGAAGTTAAAATAGGAGAAGGAGAAGCTCTTGTGATAACTCTTCTTCAAATTTCTAAGATTGATTCAGAAGGGTACAGGACTGTAACCTTTGAATTGAATGGAAACAGAACTGAGGTAAGGGTAAAGGATAAATCACAAAAGGTAGCTTTTGGAGAAGATACATCAGCTAAAATGGCTGATCCTGGAAATGAGAAGCATATAGGGTCGAGTATCCCTGGAACTGTCACAAAAGTCCTTGTGAAAGAGGGAGAGGAAGTAACAGAAAATCAGGTGGTTGTCATAATAGAGGCCATGAAGATGGAAACAAATATAACTGCAAAAAATGCAGGAATAATAGAGGAAATATATGCTAAAGAGGGTCAAGGGGTAAAGGCAGGACAGTTGCTTATCACTATGGCTGAATAA
- the ablA gene encoding lysine 2,3-aminomutase gives MYKKINKEEIVKKLDGKSSISKWYDWKWQLKHSIKDIETLESVFDVELDAKDKKSMQKTIEQFPFAATPYYLSLIDIGDYKNDPVYKQAVPDIEELNLTNCDMSDPLHEDHDSPVPGITHRYPDRVLLLVSNVCSMYCRHCTRKRKVGDMDNIPDKETIMNGIEYIKSHTEIRDVLLSGGDPFLLSDDYLDWILSEVKKIPHVEVIRIGTRTPVVLPQRITDNLINVLKKHHPIWINTHFNHPKEFTEESKKSISRLADAGIPLGNQSVLLSRVNDCPKIMKKLVHNLVANRIRPYYLYQCDLSEGLSHFRTPVGKGIEIIESLIGHTSGFAIPRYVIDAPGGGGKIPVMPSYLISWSQNKVILRNYEGVITTYREPDNYKTQLCDDDCDNCNLHLNLDGVVDYNSVGITKLLSDTNDDISLTPDNNQRIERREGEETENEDKIEKISNSIVHHGKNNNRVYLMKLDHTDVPHIFTSLYDLAYKNRYGKIIAKVPTTSYGYFLENDYIREAHVPGFFKNGENLYFMSKYLNENRKNEPYEEIIESVLYNSKNVDTYNLRKLADQFKIRVCGESDIEEMASLYEKVFETYPFPIHDENYILETMRENVIYFGVWHDDQLVALSSSETDRENMTSEMTDFATDSEYRKTGLASLLLKAMEVELKKRNFRILYTIARARSQGMNKAFARNKYEYTGTLTNNTNIFGNVESMNVWYKNIL, from the coding sequence ATGTATAAAAAAATTAACAAAGAAGAAATAGTAAAAAAATTAGATGGAAAATCAAGTATTTCAAAGTGGTATGATTGGAAATGGCAGTTAAAGCATTCCATTAAGGATATCGAAACTTTAGAGTCTGTTTTTGATGTTGAGCTAGACGCTAAAGATAAAAAATCAATGCAAAAGACAATTGAACAATTCCCATTTGCGGCAACACCATATTACCTTTCACTTATAGATATTGGCGACTATAAAAATGATCCAGTCTATAAACAAGCTGTGCCTGATATTGAAGAATTAAATCTTACAAATTGCGATATGAGTGATCCACTTCATGAGGATCATGACAGTCCGGTGCCCGGGATAACCCATAGATATCCAGATAGAGTTTTATTACTTGTAAGTAATGTCTGTTCCATGTATTGCAGACACTGCACCAGAAAAAGAAAAGTTGGAGATATGGACAATATCCCTGATAAAGAAACTATTATGAATGGTATTGAATATATCAAAAGTCACACTGAGATACGTGACGTACTTTTATCAGGAGGAGATCCTTTTTTATTAAGTGACGACTATCTAGACTGGATCTTATCAGAGGTAAAAAAGATACCTCATGTGGAGGTTATCAGAATAGGTACAAGAACCCCGGTTGTTCTGCCTCAGAGAATCACTGATAATTTAATAAACGTATTAAAAAAGCACCATCCTATATGGATCAATACTCACTTTAACCATCCAAAAGAATTTACAGAAGAGTCTAAAAAGTCAATCAGCAGACTAGCTGATGCAGGTATTCCTTTAGGTAACCAGTCTGTCTTATTATCAAGAGTCAATGACTGCCCTAAAATCATGAAAAAACTTGTTCATAATCTTGTTGCAAATAGGATTCGTCCATATTACCTCTATCAGTGTGATCTTTCAGAGGGTCTAAGTCACTTTAGAACTCCTGTTGGAAAGGGAATAGAAATAATAGAAAGTCTTATAGGACATACAAGTGGTTTCGCCATTCCTAGGTATGTTATAGATGCACCTGGCGGTGGTGGTAAAATTCCAGTAATGCCAAGTTACCTTATATCTTGGTCACAAAACAAAGTAATACTCCGTAATTATGAGGGAGTAATTACAACTTATAGAGAACCTGATAATTACAAAACTCAGTTATGTGATGATGACTGTGATAACTGTAATTTACATTTAAATCTTGATGGTGTCGTAGATTATAACAGTGTGGGAATAACCAAACTCTTGTCAGACACAAATGATGATATCTCTCTCACACCAGACAACAATCAGAGAATAGAAAGAAGAGAAGGAGAAGAAACAGAGAACGAGGATAAAATAGAAAAAATTTCAAACTCAATTGTTCATCACGGAAAAAATAACAACAGAGTTTATCTTATGAAGTTAGATCACACAGATGTTCCTCATATATTCACAAGTCTTTATGACTTGGCCTACAAAAATAGATACGGAAAAATTATTGCCAAGGTTCCTACAACTTCTTATGGTTATTTTCTAGAAAATGACTATATCAGAGAGGCTCATGTTCCCGGTTTCTTTAAAAATGGTGAAAATTTATATTTTATGTCAAAATACCTAAATGAAAACAGAAAAAATGAACCCTACGAGGAGATAATCGAAAGCGTCCTCTATAATTCTAAAAATGTGGATACATACAACCTCAGAAAATTAGCTGATCAATTTAAAATCCGTGTGTGTGGTGAAAGTGACATTGAAGAGATGGCATCTTTATATGAAAAAGTATTTGAAACTTATCCTTTCCCGATACACGACGAAAATTACATACTAGAAACAATGAGAGAAAACGTTATCTATTTTGGTGTTTGGCACGATGATCAGCTTGTAGCCCTATCATCTTCAGAAACTGACAGGGAAAATATGACTTCGGAAATGACTGACTTCGCAACTGATTCAGAATACAGAAAGACTGGACTTGCAAGTTTATTATTAAAAGCAATGGAAGTAGAATTAAAGAAAAGAAATTTCAGAATACTTTACACCATCGCCCGTGCAAGATCTCAAGGAATGAATAAAGCATTTGCTAGAAATAAATATGAGTATACAGGAACACTGACCAACAATACCAATATATTTGGAAATGTAGAAAGTATGAATGTCTGGTATAAAAACATACTCTAA
- a CDS encoding murein L,D-transpeptidase catalytic domain family protein, which produces MRKRMIKFIVLLSLLMSSTSYALTPNNFDLKDLYARINLKEKVSFEIFKNAIAGYQKIKEKKNSSILTIIDYTKPSTEQRFFVLDIENKKLLYETYVAHGTRTGDIFAEKFSNTVNSHKSSVGFFLTDETYVGSKGYSLRLEGLEEGINDNARKRAIVIHAADYANPDFIKTSGRLGRSWGCPALPEELSPEIIDTIKNGSVLFVNGNDSNYAKKSKFI; this is translated from the coding sequence ATGAGAAAAAGAATGATTAAGTTTATAGTTCTTTTAAGTTTGTTGATGTCCTCTACTTCTTATGCTCTTACTCCCAACAACTTTGATTTAAAAGACCTGTATGCTAGAATTAACCTAAAAGAAAAGGTTAGTTTTGAAATTTTTAAAAATGCTATAGCTGGATACCAAAAAATAAAAGAGAAAAAAAATTCCAGTATTTTAACTATTATTGATTATACAAAACCATCTACTGAACAGAGATTTTTTGTATTGGATATTGAAAATAAAAAGTTACTTTATGAAACATATGTAGCTCACGGTACAAGAACAGGTGATATTTTTGCTGAAAAATTTTCTAATACTGTTAATTCTCACAAAAGTTCTGTAGGATTTTTTCTGACAGATGAGACTTATGTGGGAAGTAAGGGTTATTCTTTGAGGCTAGAAGGGCTCGAAGAGGGGATAAATGACAATGCCAGAAAAAGAGCGATAGTTATCCATGCTGCAGACTATGCTAACCCTGATTTTATAAAAACTAGCGGAAGATTAGGAAGAAGTTGGGGCTGCCCTGCACTTCCTGAAGAACTTTCACCAGAGATTATAGACACCATAAAAAATGGAAGTGTCTTATTTGTAAATGGTAATGACTCGAATTATGCAAAGAAAAGTAAGTTTATCTAA
- a CDS encoding YhdH/YhfP family quinone oxidoreductase, with amino-acid sequence MKFRAVRIFEEDGKFLKKIVERSIDDLPEGDVVINVKYTSLNYKDALSCIGNRGVTRNYPHTPGIDAAGVVTESKTSDFKPGDEVILTGFDLGMNTDGGFGEYIRVPKEWVIKRPENLSLKEAMVYGTAGFTAGLSVYELMKDVKPENGKILVSGGTGGVGSHAVRFLSKMGYNVTAVINGDQEEKLAKELGAKDTVNREVLDDKSGKALLKQSWAGVVDTVGGNPLSTAIRSASYGGVVTTCGNVAGGELPFSTVYPFILRGVKLVGIDSVQCPKEKREKIWELISKEWKGANLESGIKEVDMAGIFDEVENMLNGRLIGRVIIRHKG; translated from the coding sequence ATGAAATTTAGAGCAGTTAGAATATTTGAAGAAGATGGGAAATTTCTAAAGAAAATAGTAGAAAGAAGTATAGATGATCTTCCAGAGGGTGATGTTGTAATCAATGTAAAATACACATCATTAAATTATAAAGATGCCTTATCTTGTATAGGTAACAGAGGAGTGACTAGAAATTATCCTCATACTCCTGGGATAGATGCTGCAGGAGTGGTAACAGAATCTAAAACTTCTGACTTCAAACCTGGTGATGAGGTAATACTTACTGGATTTGATTTGGGTATGAATACCGACGGAGGTTTCGGAGAATATATAAGAGTTCCCAAGGAATGGGTTATAAAAAGACCTGAAAACCTTTCTTTGAAAGAAGCTATGGTCTATGGAACGGCAGGATTTACAGCTGGACTTTCAGTTTATGAGCTGATGAAAGATGTCAAACCTGAAAACGGAAAAATCCTTGTAAGCGGAGGAACTGGGGGAGTAGGAAGTCATGCAGTGAGATTCCTCTCAAAAATGGGATATAATGTAACGGCTGTTATTAATGGCGATCAAGAGGAGAAGCTGGCAAAAGAGCTTGGAGCCAAAGATACTGTTAATAGAGAAGTATTAGATGATAAAAGTGGAAAGGCACTATTGAAGCAAAGCTGGGCAGGGGTTGTTGACACTGTAGGTGGAAATCCTCTTTCAACTGCTATAAGATCGGCAAGCTATGGAGGAGTAGTCACAACCTGCGGGAATGTAGCGGGAGGAGAATTACCTTTCTCAACAGTATATCCGTTTATACTGAGAGGAGTAAAACTTGTAGGGATTGATTCTGTACAGTGTCCTAAAGAAAAAAGGGAAAAAATATGGGAACTTATATCTAAAGAATGGAAGGGAGCAAATCTTGAGTCAGGGATAAAAGAAGTAGACATGGCTGGTATTTTCGATGAAGTGGAAAATATGCTGAA